In Candidatus Obscuribacterales bacterium, the following proteins share a genomic window:
- a CDS encoding N-acetylmuramoyl-L-alanine amidase produces the protein MKTYRFLSVWLGCCGALMALPTLATASDLSTHLDAASGSPVTSQPHQISQGLFSSQIATLQAIELSEDGSQLILRTDRAVGQVNSGWQQRVTSHRIELSNTQLAPQVMLPDLTDHPGLVSMRVEQADATTVVVQLELVARVQVGTIRQLDGQRLAVPLGGTSTSTPITSEAIAARIADITLPNVAHLRPLIVIDPGHGGSDPGAVGISGLREKDIVFPVAQRVAALLEQQGAQVVLTRQDDRTLDLAPRVQTAERYGADMFISLHANAISMSRPDVNGVETYYYSSSDRQVAEAIQRSLVQATSMRDRGAKSARFYVLVNTSMPSALVEMGFVTGSEDAALLANPEFRELIAHAIARGILDYAQANP, from the coding sequence TTGAAGACCTATCGCTTTTTATCAGTGTGGCTAGGCTGTTGCGGGGCGTTGATGGCTCTGCCGACCTTAGCAACCGCATCGGACTTGTCCACCCATCTCGATGCCGCATCCGGCTCACCGGTCACCTCTCAGCCCCATCAAATCAGCCAAGGTTTATTTTCCTCCCAGATCGCCACCCTGCAAGCCATTGAGCTGTCAGAGGATGGTAGTCAACTGATTCTTCGCACCGATCGGGCTGTGGGGCAGGTGAATAGCGGTTGGCAACAGCGGGTTACCAGCCATCGGATTGAACTGTCGAATACCCAACTGGCCCCGCAGGTGATGCTGCCCGACCTCACAGACCATCCGGGTCTCGTATCGATGCGGGTGGAGCAAGCTGACGCCACCACGGTTGTGGTGCAGCTTGAATTGGTGGCCAGAGTGCAGGTTGGCACTATTCGCCAACTGGATGGCCAACGATTGGCGGTACCGCTGGGAGGGACATCTACGTCAACGCCCATCACCTCCGAGGCGATCGCTGCCCGAATTGCCGACATCACCCTGCCCAATGTGGCCCACCTACGTCCGCTGATTGTGATTGATCCCGGTCACGGTGGCTCTGATCCCGGAGCTGTGGGGATTAGCGGTCTGCGGGAAAAAGATATAGTCTTTCCCGTTGCCCAACGGGTCGCCGCCTTGCTCGAACAGCAGGGGGCTCAGGTGGTGCTCACCCGACAAGATGATCGCACCCTCGATCTAGCTCCCAGGGTGCAAACTGCCGAGCGTTATGGGGCTGATATGTTTATTAGCCTTCATGCTAATGCCATTAGCATGAGTCGCCCAGACGTGAATGGTGTAGAAACCTACTACTATTCCTCTAGCGATCGCCAGGTGGCCGAAGCCATTCAACGCAGCCTGGTGCAAGCAACCAGTATGCGCGATCGCGGTGCTAAGTCGGCGCGGTTTTATGTGTTGGTCAACACATCCATGCCCTCGGCGCTCGTGGAAATGGGATTTGTCACAGGGTCAGAAGATGCGGCACTGTTAGCAAATCCAGAGTTTCGCGAACTGATTGCCCATGCGATCGCCCGTGGCATTTTAGACTATGCTCAGGCTAATCCATAG